One window of the Cryomorphaceae bacterium genome contains the following:
- a CDS encoding transketolase, producing the protein MSTETQLTPTDISQYVQEILNDYRLACMSREASLLGRKEVLTGKAKFGIFGDGKEVAQIAMAKQFQNGDWRSGYYRDQTFMMAIGELTVQQAFAALYAHPDLDAEPTSGGRQMGGHFATRTIDENGNWKNLTELKNSSADISPTAGQMPRLLGLALASKVFRENEQLHSFDHLSRAGREVAFGTIGDASTSEGLFWETVNAAGVLQVPMVLSVWDDGWGISVPKKYQTTKESISAALAGFKRSPEAAGWEIINVKGWDYAGLCLAYERGVRIAREEHVPVLIHVEEVTQPQGHSTSGSHERYKSKELLEWGKEFDCNNQFRKWILEFRYEGEAIATAEELDAIEAEAKKTVRAEQKAAWEAFTHPIKAEIAAATELLEKLATESSNASLIHAAIEELKTAFDATRKDIFTAVRKGLRASRSENSATRNQLAAWYREQKELNHDRYSGQLHSESAERTENIRMVAPTFADDAPKVDGRIILRDNFEALFRKYPTLLTFGEDTGKIGGVNQSMEGMQEKFGTLRVTDTGIREATIVGQGIGMAMRGLRPIAEIQYLDYLLYCLQIMSDDLATVQYRTKAGQKAPLIVRTRGHRLEGIWHAGSPMGGIIHLVRGVHVCVPRNMLTAAGMYNTLLQSDEPALVVEPLNGYRSKETLPNNLGDFTLPLGIPEITRAGNDLTIVSYGSTFNLCTRAAGQLEELGIDVELVDVRTLLPFDVNHLISDSIRKTNRVLFVDEDVPGGATAYMLDQVVNGQKAYYHLDSEPRTLSAKAHRPAYGSDGDYFSKPSVDDIVEAAYDIMHEADPATFPAIY; encoded by the coding sequence ATGTCCACAGAAACACAACTCACCCCAACCGACATCTCTCAATACGTTCAGGAAATCCTTAACGACTACCGTTTGGCCTGTATGAGCCGCGAGGCTTCACTCCTCGGACGGAAAGAGGTGCTCACGGGTAAAGCCAAGTTTGGGATTTTTGGCGACGGAAAGGAAGTAGCGCAGATTGCCATGGCCAAGCAATTTCAAAATGGCGACTGGCGTTCAGGATATTATCGCGACCAAACCTTCATGATGGCCATTGGAGAGCTTACCGTGCAACAGGCCTTTGCCGCGCTTTATGCACATCCTGATTTGGACGCGGAACCCACTTCGGGCGGAAGGCAAATGGGTGGACACTTTGCCACGCGTACCATTGACGAAAACGGAAACTGGAAAAACCTTACTGAGCTGAAAAACAGTTCTGCCGATATTTCACCCACAGCCGGACAGATGCCTCGTCTTTTAGGGCTTGCGCTGGCTTCTAAGGTGTTTCGCGAAAACGAGCAATTGCACAGTTTTGACCACCTGAGCCGTGCCGGTCGTGAAGTGGCTTTCGGAACCATTGGCGATGCAAGTACCTCTGAGGGCCTTTTTTGGGAGACCGTAAACGCAGCCGGTGTATTGCAGGTGCCCATGGTGCTTTCTGTGTGGGATGACGGATGGGGAATTTCCGTTCCCAAAAAATACCAAACCACCAAGGAAAGTATATCAGCGGCGCTTGCCGGATTTAAACGCTCACCCGAAGCGGCAGGTTGGGAAATTATCAACGTAAAAGGCTGGGATTATGCTGGATTGTGTCTTGCGTACGAAAGAGGCGTGCGCATAGCCCGCGAAGAGCACGTGCCGGTATTAATTCACGTGGAGGAAGTGACCCAACCCCAGGGGCACTCAACCTCAGGCTCGCACGAGCGCTACAAAAGTAAGGAGCTGCTTGAGTGGGGAAAAGAATTCGATTGCAACAACCAGTTCCGCAAATGGATCCTGGAATTCAGGTATGAAGGTGAAGCCATTGCCACCGCCGAGGAATTAGACGCGATTGAAGCCGAAGCCAAAAAAACCGTGCGTGCCGAGCAGAAAGCCGCATGGGAAGCCTTTACCCACCCTATTAAAGCTGAAATTGCTGCAGCCACTGAATTACTGGAAAAACTTGCAACCGAAAGCTCCAACGCTTCATTGATTCATGCGGCAATCGAGGAGTTGAAAACCGCTTTCGATGCGACCCGAAAAGACATTTTTACAGCAGTTCGCAAAGGCCTGAGAGCCTCCAGAAGTGAAAACTCTGCCACCCGCAATCAGTTGGCAGCCTGGTACCGGGAGCAAAAAGAACTGAATCACGATCGCTACAGCGGACAATTGCACTCCGAAAGCGCAGAACGGACAGAAAATATCAGGATGGTAGCTCCCACTTTTGCAGATGACGCACCTAAGGTAGATGGTCGCATTATCCTGCGCGATAATTTCGAGGCTCTTTTCCGCAAATACCCTACTCTTCTCACATTTGGAGAAGACACAGGTAAAATTGGCGGTGTGAATCAGAGCATGGAGGGGATGCAGGAAAAATTTGGCACCCTGCGCGTTACCGATACAGGAATCCGCGAGGCCACCATTGTGGGTCAGGGAATAGGGATGGCCATGCGAGGCCTGCGCCCCATTGCCGAAATTCAGTACCTGGACTACCTGCTCTACTGCCTGCAAATCATGAGCGACGACCTGGCTACTGTGCAGTACCGCACCAAGGCCGGACAGAAAGCACCATTGATTGTGCGCACACGCGGACACCGACTGGAAGGCATCTGGCATGCTGGCTCCCCAATGGGAGGAATCATTCACCTTGTACGTGGGGTTCATGTGTGTGTTCCGCGAAACATGCTCACCGCAGCAGGCATGTACAACACTTTGTTGCAGAGCGACGAACCCGCGTTGGTGGTAGAGCCATTGAACGGCTACCGCTCCAAGGAAACCCTGCCCAACAACCTGGGCGATTTCACCTTGCCTTTGGGAATTCCGGAAATTACCCGCGCAGGAAATGACCTCACCATCGTTTCGTACGGCTCAACCTTTAACCTATGCACCCGAGCTGCCGGGCAACTCGAAGAACTCGGCATTGACGTGGAGCTGGTGGATGTGCGAACCTTGCTTCCTTTTGACGTGAACCACCTCATTTCAGACTCCATCCGCAAAACAAACCGGGTGCTGTTTGTGGACGAAGACGTGCCCGGAGGCGCTACCGCTTATATGCTCGATCAGGTGGTAAACGGTCAGAAGGCGTACTACCATCTGGATAGCGAGCCCCGTACGTTGTCGGCCAAGGCCCACCGCCCAGCCTACGGATCGGATGGAGATTACTTCTCCAAACCAAGCGTTGACGATATTGTGGAAGCTGCCTACGACATCATGCACGAGGCTGATCCGGCGACTTTCCCGGCCATTTATTAG
- a CDS encoding TonB-dependent receptor translates to MLKSFRQIFGVFCLFFGLLCSAESIQAQKITISGSVSDQITGDPLIGATVRIKGTTTGAIVDIDGKFAITTEESLPIVLEVSFVGYVTREFTVNSFDEKLRFKLSTDDILMKEVEIVGERIDERQKQAALTVETMDIIAIKETPSGNFYEGLGNLKGVDLTSPSLAFKIINTRGFNSTSPVRSLQLIDGVDNQSPGLNFSLGNFLGASDLDVMRVDLIAGASSAFYGPGAFNGVVSMTTKNPFVFQGLTAEMKVGERNLYQFAMRWADVIKNSAGEDKFAYKLNVLYMQAQDWEATNAAPVDGSPVGADNPGGYDAVNRYGDEDLAGGNNFSQTLGQRFNSPGLGIFYRTGYWESDLMDYSTDNLKTNMGLYYKVTPKTELSYNFNFSNGSTVYQGDNRYRLQDVLFFQNRIEIRQEDKFFIRAYATHEDAGNTYDAVATAFILQNEAKSNTAWNTNYSQYWNQIIRPQIINSSEYQNLLSSNPAPSIGDFIAGIGTEYDDFAQAQAAFSAANLAWRQEFVPEVESWLQSNPELLQQWHDETRKNADTQASGNQSARLEPGTPEFQERFDDITSRTFTEGGSRFFDRSALYHIHGEYKWEPKMWDVNWGTVIAGANGRLYTPNTRGTIFSDTLQYTREVIDGEVVKTDSSYRRITNAEYGIYVGYEKKFMEDQLKLNLSGRMDHNENFDPVFSPAASLVYTPNINHNFRFSFSSAVRNPTLADQYLFYDVGRAILLGNLDGYENLVTLESFGEYINTPSLVEGLGKLEYFDVNPVKPEQVRTLELGYRTTLWDRLYMDLGYYHSWYTDFIGFILGVDLEVNPLSGAPTNVQAYRISTNSQDMVTTQGFTGGLNYYFKNYTLNFNYSFNRLDMRDSEDPIIPAFNTPEHKFNLGISGRDVKMFGLQNWGFSANYKWIEGFLFEGSPQFTGMIDSYDLFDAAISLRIPKWKSTFKLGGSNLFGIRPLFDGRGDAFNRMVRNDVLQVYGGPFVGRLVYFSVLFEFDKK, encoded by the coding sequence ATGCTGAAGTCATTCCGGCAGATTTTCGGAGTTTTCTGCCTTTTTTTCGGATTGTTATGTTCTGCGGAATCTATCCAGGCCCAAAAAATCACCATCTCAGGAAGTGTTTCCGATCAGATTACCGGTGACCCGCTTATTGGAGCTACTGTTCGAATCAAAGGAACCACCACAGGAGCCATTGTAGACATTGACGGAAAATTCGCCATCACTACCGAAGAATCGTTACCCATTGTACTCGAAGTGTCATTCGTAGGGTACGTTACGCGCGAGTTCACGGTAAATTCCTTCGACGAAAAGCTCCGGTTCAAGCTATCTACGGATGATATCCTGATGAAAGAGGTGGAAATTGTGGGCGAGCGGATAGACGAACGGCAAAAGCAGGCGGCGCTCACAGTAGAAACCATGGACATCATTGCCATCAAGGAAACCCCATCCGGTAATTTCTACGAAGGTTTGGGTAACCTCAAGGGGGTTGACCTTACCTCCCCCAGTTTGGCGTTTAAGATTATCAATACCCGAGGCTTCAACAGCACATCTCCGGTAAGGTCACTTCAACTGATTGACGGAGTGGACAACCAATCGCCCGGACTCAACTTCAGTCTCGGAAACTTTTTGGGCGCCTCCGATCTGGACGTGATGCGCGTGGACCTCATCGCCGGAGCAAGCTCGGCCTTTTATGGCCCCGGGGCTTTCAACGGAGTGGTGAGCATGACCACCAAAAACCCCTTTGTTTTTCAAGGACTCACCGCAGAAATGAAAGTGGGTGAAAGAAACCTTTACCAATTTGCCATGCGCTGGGCCGATGTAATCAAAAACAGCGCCGGCGAGGACAAATTTGCCTACAAGCTCAATGTGCTGTACATGCAGGCACAAGACTGGGAAGCTACCAACGCAGCGCCGGTAGATGGCTCGCCGGTTGGTGCCGATAACCCCGGAGGATACGATGCCGTAAACCGTTATGGAGACGAAGACCTTGCAGGTGGAAACAACTTTTCACAGACTCTCGGGCAGCGCTTCAACTCGCCGGGGCTTGGTATCTTTTACCGAACCGGCTATTGGGAAAGCGACCTGATGGACTACAGCACGGACAACCTCAAGACCAATATGGGACTGTACTACAAAGTAACGCCCAAAACAGAGTTGAGCTATAACTTTAACTTTTCCAACGGATCTACTGTTTACCAGGGAGATAACCGATACCGCCTGCAGGATGTGCTCTTTTTTCAAAACCGTATTGAAATCAGGCAGGAAGACAAATTCTTTATCCGCGCTTATGCCACCCACGAAGACGCCGGTAATACCTATGATGCCGTGGCGACTGCATTTATCCTTCAAAACGAAGCAAAAAGCAATACCGCCTGGAACACCAACTACTCGCAATACTGGAACCAGATTATTCGCCCTCAAATCATTAACAGTTCTGAATATCAAAATTTACTGAGCTCAAATCCGGCGCCTTCTATCGGCGACTTCATTGCGGGCATCGGCACCGAATACGACGACTTTGCGCAGGCGCAGGCGGCTTTCTCAGCAGCCAATTTAGCATGGCGGCAAGAGTTTGTTCCGGAAGTGGAATCATGGCTTCAGAGCAACCCTGAGCTGCTTCAGCAGTGGCACGATGAAACCCGCAAGAATGCCGACACCCAGGCAAGTGGTAACCAGAGTGCCAGACTTGAACCCGGAACTCCCGAGTTTCAGGAAAGGTTTGACGACATAACCAGCCGCACTTTTACAGAAGGTGGTTCTCGATTTTTTGACCGATCGGCACTGTACCACATACACGGCGAATACAAATGGGAACCCAAAATGTGGGATGTGAACTGGGGAACCGTAATTGCCGGTGCAAATGGACGGCTTTACACACCCAACACGCGAGGAACCATTTTTAGCGATACCCTTCAGTACACCCGCGAGGTGATTGACGGAGAGGTTGTAAAAACAGATTCTTCGTACCGCCGCATCACCAATGCCGAATACGGTATTTACGTTGGTTATGAAAAGAAATTCATGGAAGACCAGCTCAAACTTAACCTGAGTGGCCGAATGGACCACAACGAGAATTTCGATCCTGTGTTTTCTCCGGCTGCTTCTTTGGTTTACACCCCCAATATCAATCATAACTTCAGGTTTTCTTTTTCGAGCGCTGTTCGGAATCCAACCCTTGCAGACCAGTATCTTTTTTACGATGTAGGAAGGGCTATACTGCTGGGTAACCTTGATGGCTATGAAAACCTCGTTACTCTAGAGTCATTCGGCGAATACATCAACACCCCGTCGTTGGTGGAAGGCCTTGGAAAATTAGAGTATTTTGATGTGAATCCCGTAAAACCCGAACAAGTGCGCACCCTGGAGTTAGGCTATCGCACCACCCTCTGGGATCGGCTGTATATGGATTTGGGATACTACCACAGTTGGTACACCGATTTCATCGGATTTATTTTGGGGGTTGACCTTGAAGTAAACCCCTTGAGTGGTGCCCCTACCAATGTGCAGGCTTACCGAATTTCTACCAACTCCCAGGACATGGTAACCACCCAGGGTTTCACCGGAGGACTCAATTACTACTTTAAGAACTACACGCTCAATTTTAACTACTCATTCAACAGGCTGGATATGCGTGATTCTGAAGACCCCATTATCCCGGCTTTCAACACACCTGAACACAAATTCAACCTCGGTATCTCCGGTCGGGATGTGAAAATGTTTGGATTGCAGAACTGGGGCTTTTCGGCCAACTACAAATGGATTGAAGGCTTTCTCTTTGAAGGCTCACCGCAATTTACCGGTATGATTGATTCCTACGACCTTTTCGACGCTGCCATCAGCCTCCGCATTCCCAAGTGGAAATCTACGTTCAAACTGGGCGGAAGCAACCTCTTTGGTATTCGTCCGCTCTTTGATGGACGTGGAGATGCATTCAACCGAATGGTAAGAAACGATGTATTGCAAGTGTACGGCGGACCATTCGTTGGAAGATTGGTTTATTTTTCAGTGTTGTTCGAGTTCGACAAAAAATAA
- a CDS encoding RidA family protein: protein MAQTIIKTNKAPAPIGPYNQAIRAGNMLFVSGQIAINPESGQLETDNIEGETHRVMQNLKAILEEAGAGFENVVKTSIFLSDMNNFAAVNAVYGSYFNDEQAPARETVEVSVLPKSVNVEISAVVFLG from the coding sequence ATGGCGCAAACAATTATCAAAACCAACAAGGCTCCTGCGCCAATAGGCCCGTATAATCAGGCGATTAGAGCAGGAAATATGCTCTTTGTGAGTGGCCAGATTGCAATCAACCCCGAATCCGGACAATTGGAAACCGACAACATTGAGGGAGAAACACATCGCGTGATGCAAAATCTCAAAGCCATACTGGAAGAGGCCGGTGCCGGGTTTGAAAACGTGGTAAAAACCAGCATCTTTCTTAGCGATATGAACAACTTTGCCGCAGTAAATGCCGTGTACGGAAGCTACTTCAACGATGAACAAGCCCCCGCTCGGGAAACCGTAGAAGTTTCGGTTTTGCCCAAATCGGTGAATGTTGAAATATCCGCAGTGGTTTTTCTGGGCTAA
- a CDS encoding MBL fold metallo-hydrolase — MDVHVKFLGGAGTVTGSKFLLEVNDYRILVDCGMFQGLKELRLLNWDDFPVDATKIDAVVLTHAHLDHSGYLPRLVKQGYGGPVYCTRGTADLLEVLLLDSAKLQEEEAEYAHRKGYSKHKDPRPLYSTEDVEATLPLVVPYAYGEEVEINERVKLKFYNAGHILGAAIVELTLRGDEQEKTIVFSGDLGRDSDPVLFPPQRIPKADVLFIESTYGNREQISTDIQEELGQAIMRGLDRGGCIVIPAFAVGRSQAVLYYLNELMDSKEIPKLPIYMDSPMAITATRIYLEHDKDHKIKRELLDVDGGFLTLHNQLRVVRSHADSMALNDIKTRAIILSASGMMTGGRILHHLYHRLPREEDTLLIVGYQPEGTRGRRILKGEPTIRIFGEEVKVKCHVELIDGLSAHADCRELMRWMGAFEDSPKMTFVVHGEPEALRALRMRIEHDLGWNAIVPEYLERFVLFKGI; from the coding sequence ATGGATGTGCATGTTAAATTTTTGGGTGGGGCGGGTACTGTAACGGGATCGAAGTTTTTACTGGAGGTTAACGATTACAGGATATTGGTGGATTGCGGGATGTTTCAGGGTTTGAAAGAGCTTCGCTTGCTGAATTGGGATGATTTTCCTGTGGATGCAACCAAGATAGATGCGGTGGTTTTGACGCACGCACATCTGGATCACAGTGGCTACCTGCCCAGGCTCGTAAAACAGGGCTACGGAGGCCCGGTGTACTGCACCCGTGGAACTGCAGATTTGCTCGAAGTGTTGCTTCTGGATTCTGCTAAACTACAGGAGGAGGAGGCCGAATACGCACACCGAAAAGGTTACTCCAAGCACAAGGATCCCAGACCGCTATACAGTACCGAGGACGTTGAGGCGACTTTACCTCTGGTTGTTCCCTACGCCTATGGCGAGGAAGTTGAAATCAATGAACGGGTGAAGCTCAAATTCTACAATGCAGGTCACATTTTGGGTGCTGCCATTGTAGAACTGACGCTCAGAGGAGACGAGCAGGAAAAGACCATTGTTTTTTCGGGTGACCTTGGGCGTGACTCAGATCCGGTGTTGTTTCCGCCGCAACGTATTCCCAAAGCTGATGTTTTGTTTATAGAATCCACTTACGGGAACCGTGAGCAAATAAGTACCGACATTCAGGAAGAGTTGGGGCAGGCCATCATGCGCGGTTTAGACAGGGGAGGGTGCATCGTAATTCCGGCCTTTGCGGTGGGCAGATCGCAGGCGGTTTTATACTATCTCAATGAGTTGATGGACAGCAAAGAGATTCCCAAACTGCCTATTTACATGGATAGCCCTATGGCCATTACCGCCACTCGAATTTACCTTGAGCACGATAAAGATCACAAAATCAAGCGTGAGCTTTTGGATGTGGACGGAGGATTCCTCACCCTGCACAACCAGCTTCGCGTGGTACGCTCGCACGCCGATTCCATGGCTCTCAACGATATAAAAACGCGTGCTATTATTTTGTCTGCCAGTGGTATGATGACCGGAGGAAGAATTTTGCATCACCTGTATCATCGCTTGCCGCGCGAGGAAGACACCCTCTTGATTGTGGGTTATCAACCCGAAGGTACCCGTGGTAGGCGCATTCTGAAAGGCGAACCCACCATCCGGATTTTTGGAGAGGAAGTAAAAGTAAAATGCCATGTGGAGCTGATTGACGGATTATCGGCCCATGCTGATTGTCGGGAATTGATGCGCTGGATGGGGGCATTTGAAGATTCACCCAAAATGACATTCGTGGTTCACGGCGAGCCCGAAGCCCTCAGGGCATTGCGCATGCGCATTGAGCATGACCTCGGGTGGAATGCAATCGTTCCGGAATACCTGGAGCGATTTGTGCTTTTCAAGGGAATTTGA
- a CDS encoding N-acetylmuramic acid 6-phosphate etherase has protein sequence MSKKITEASSRYDNLEQMPVRALLENINREDHSVPMAVAQSINQIEAVVHEVVSRMKQGGRLFYLGAGTSGRLGIVDASECPPTFGVPHNWVIGLIAGGDAAIRKAVEFAEDDPLQGWKDLESHQVNDKDFVIGIAASGTTPYVVGALEQCNRRGIGTGCITCNPGSPLARTAAYPIEVEVGPEFVTGSTRMKSGTAQKLTLNMISTAVMIRLQRVKGNRMVDMQLSNQKLVERGTRMIAEQLGCSTHEAHRLLTKYGSVRKALEAQRED, from the coding sequence ATGAGTAAGAAAATCACAGAAGCGTCCTCCCGATACGACAACCTGGAACAAATGCCTGTGCGTGCGTTGCTGGAGAATATCAATCGCGAAGACCACAGTGTACCAATGGCCGTGGCTCAATCTATCAATCAGATTGAAGCGGTGGTGCATGAGGTTGTGAGCCGGATGAAACAAGGAGGCAGGTTGTTCTACCTAGGTGCCGGCACCAGCGGTCGGCTGGGAATTGTTGATGCCTCTGAATGTCCGCCTACCTTTGGCGTGCCCCACAATTGGGTTATTGGATTGATTGCCGGCGGTGATGCAGCCATCCGAAAAGCCGTAGAATTTGCCGAAGACGACCCGCTGCAAGGCTGGAAAGACCTGGAAAGTCATCAGGTAAACGATAAAGATTTTGTGATAGGAATAGCGGCGTCCGGCACCACGCCATATGTAGTTGGTGCGCTGGAACAATGCAACCGTCGTGGCATCGGCACAGGGTGTATTACCTGCAACCCAGGGTCTCCCCTCGCCCGCACTGCCGCCTACCCCATCGAGGTAGAAGTAGGCCCTGAATTTGTAACCGGCAGCACCCGAATGAAATCAGGCACAGCCCAGAAATTAACCCTCAATATGATTTCCACGGCAGTCATGATCCGGCTGCAGCGGGTAAAAGGAAATCGGATGGTTGATATGCAATTGAGCAACCAAAAACTCGTTGAGAGAGGAACCCGAATGATTGCCGAGCAACTGGGCTGCTCAACCCACGAGGCCCACCGCTTGTTAACAAAATACGGCAGTGTGAGAAAAGCCCTGGAGGCCCAACGTGAAGACTGA
- a CDS encoding T9SS C-terminal target domain-containing protein: MNMKKLLPASLMFTALLMGINTQAQRYLTEIFTSSEIETSMDVTYATNIDFLFSNLSDPAAVQADLIAIQTAIGGGNPIPEEYYNPASSTAIKVTDIKMDIRKPSDAADDENERPAIIFLHTGNFLPPIVNGGITGSKIDSSGVNLAKQWAKRGFVAVNASYRLGWNPVSTDPDVRRGTLLNAVYRAFQDIQMCIRHLKANAVELGIDPDKIVVYGHGTGGYVVNTLNYLDDIQELFLPKFIDSNTGNSYVDVNIVGGLDGYGGFLNLYQDMGISSDFAFAANAGGALGDESWMTGGEAPHVAFHTIRDPFAPFDEGTVIVPTTNEDVVDVHGSNFFIQKANDLGNNNVFADFPSDPYTDAARSHYGQTYEYIYPAPNNTITVASTPEGLFPFLRPINPLNVFLNEGSPWDWWDFNTLQAVVAAYNAATGANVDANNLHQQGVAGNPGMGPEKGLAHIDTIQGYLVPRIIAALDLVTGIDEAPEKIVELDVFPNPATDFVTFETKGERIDYIELYDLRGQRIMIENVNNTRYTLQRRNIESGMYVAALWFDGKRATTKVIFK, translated from the coding sequence ATGAACATGAAAAAATTACTACCCGCATCTCTGATGTTTACCGCCCTGCTGATGGGCATCAACACTCAAGCACAGAGGTATTTAACCGAGATTTTCACGAGCAGTGAGATTGAAACCAGCATGGATGTGACCTATGCCACAAACATTGATTTCCTCTTTTCGAACCTCAGTGACCCGGCGGCAGTGCAAGCTGACCTGATAGCTATTCAAACAGCAATTGGAGGTGGTAATCCCATCCCGGAAGAGTATTATAATCCCGCCAGCTCAACCGCTATCAAGGTGACTGATATTAAGATGGATATCCGCAAGCCCTCTGATGCGGCTGATGACGAAAACGAGCGCCCTGCCATTATTTTTCTGCACACCGGTAATTTTCTGCCTCCCATTGTAAATGGTGGTATTACCGGAAGTAAAATTGACAGCTCGGGTGTAAACCTCGCCAAGCAGTGGGCCAAGCGTGGCTTTGTAGCCGTGAATGCCTCTTACCGCCTGGGGTGGAACCCCGTTTCAACCGACCCTGATGTGCGTCGCGGAACCCTGCTCAATGCTGTTTACCGCGCTTTTCAGGATATCCAAATGTGTATTCGCCACCTCAAAGCCAACGCGGTTGAGCTTGGTATTGACCCCGACAAAATTGTGGTTTATGGTCATGGCACCGGAGGTTACGTTGTAAACACCTTGAACTATCTGGATGATATACAAGAACTCTTCCTGCCAAAATTCATTGACAGCAACACCGGTAACTCTTACGTAGATGTAAACATTGTTGGAGGGCTTGATGGCTACGGCGGATTTCTGAACCTCTACCAGGATATGGGAATAAGCTCTGACTTTGCTTTTGCCGCCAACGCCGGCGGTGCTTTGGGCGATGAATCATGGATGACCGGTGGCGAAGCGCCCCACGTGGCGTTCCACACCATTCGCGACCCCTTTGCTCCTTTTGACGAAGGAACAGTAATTGTGCCTACCACAAACGAAGATGTAGTAGATGTACACGGTTCCAACTTCTTCATTCAAAAAGCCAATGACCTGGGCAACAACAATGTTTTTGCCGATTTCCCATCGGACCCCTACACGGACGCAGCACGTTCGCACTACGGGCAGACTTACGAATACATCTACCCTGCTCCCAACAACACCATCACGGTTGCTTCTACGCCCGAAGGATTGTTCCCTTTCCTTCGTCCAATCAACCCACTGAATGTCTTTTTGAACGAAGGAAGCCCCTGGGACTGGTGGGACTTCAACACCCTTCAGGCAGTAGTAGCCGCATACAATGCAGCAACAGGTGCCAATGTTGATGCCAATAATCTGCACCAGCAAGGTGTTGCCGGTAACCCGGGCATGGGACCTGAGAAAGGACTTGCGCACATCGACACCATTCAGGGATACCTCGTTCCACGTATCATCGCGGCACTCGATCTTGTAACAGGTATTGACGAGGCTCCTGAGAAAATTGTAGAGTTGGATGTTTTCCCCAACCCTGCAACCGACTTCGTCACTTTCGAAACCAAAGGTGAGCGTATTGACTACATTGAGTTGTACGACTTGCGCGGACAGCGTATCATGATTGAAAACGTGAACAACACACGCTACACCCTGCAGCGCCGAAACATAGAAAGCGGCATGTATGTAGCCGCGCTCTGGTTTGATGGTAAACGGGCAACTACCAAGGTGATTTTCAAGTAA
- the pfkA gene encoding 6-phosphofructokinase, with protein MKLKSLKKIGVFTSGGDAPGMNAALRAVVRASVYYDIEVVGIYRGFEGMIDKDFEPLSARSVNHILPRGGTILKSARCPAFMEKEGRQRAYENLRSEGIDALVAIGGDGTFTGAMIFQEEFGLPVIGIPGTIDNDLYGTDYTLGFDTANNTAMEAIDKIRDTARSHNRLFFVEVMGRDSGFIAAHTGVATGAVAIVVPEREMSVDELGEILERSKSHHKSSSIVVVAEGGRTGGATALAEKIKSRYPEYDTKVTILGHLQRGGSPTLNDRLLASKLGLAAVEGLREGKSSAMVGLINSMVVFTPFKEAISDKLRLDKEWLRIADILST; from the coding sequence ATAAAATTGAAGTCCTTGAAAAAGATTGGTGTGTTTACATCGGGTGGCGATGCTCCCGGAATGAATGCGGCGTTGCGTGCCGTTGTGCGCGCGTCGGTGTATTACGATATAGAGGTGGTGGGTATTTACCGCGGCTTCGAAGGGATGATTGACAAAGATTTTGAACCGCTCTCTGCACGCTCGGTGAATCACATTCTGCCACGTGGCGGCACCATCCTCAAGTCTGCCCGATGCCCTGCATTTATGGAGAAGGAAGGCAGGCAGCGTGCTTATGAGAATCTGCGCAGCGAAGGAATTGATGCGCTGGTTGCCATTGGTGGAGACGGAACCTTTACAGGAGCCATGATTTTTCAAGAAGAGTTCGGATTGCCGGTAATTGGTATCCCCGGAACCATTGACAATGACCTGTATGGAACTGACTATACCTTGGGTTTTGATACGGCCAACAATACAGCTATGGAAGCCATTGACAAAATCCGCGATACCGCCCGTTCGCACAACCGATTGTTTTTTGTGGAAGTAATGGGGCGCGACTCGGGTTTCATTGCCGCCCATACGGGCGTGGCTACAGGCGCCGTAGCTATTGTAGTTCCTGAGCGGGAAATGAGTGTGGATGAACTGGGAGAGATATTGGAACGCAGCAAATCGCACCACAAATCATCGAGTATTGTGGTAGTTGCCGAAGGCGGCAGAACAGGCGGGGCCACCGCACTGGCCGAAAAGATCAAGAGCCGCTATCCTGAGTACGACACCAAAGTGACCATTCTGGGGCACCTGCAACGCGGAGGTTCGCCCACGCTCAACGATCGTTTGCTCGCATCCAAGCTTGGACTGGCGGCGGTTGAGGGTTTACGCGAAGGAAAATCGAGTGCGATGGTAGGACTCATCAACAGTATGGTGGTTTTCACACCTTTTAAGGAGGCCATCTCCGACAAGCTGCGATTGGACAAGGAGTGGCTGAGAATTGCTGATATTCTCTCTACCTGA